A genomic segment from Kyrpidia tusciae DSM 2912 encodes:
- a CDS encoding PadR family transcriptional regulator gives MEFNSKQNRHLPAFLLLFLLDGEAHGGALWNRIRTMLPEEWNIDSGAVYRVLRDLEQRGSVQSTWSMDESGPPKRVYRITDAGKQELMWWRKDIQLRKQNLESFLQMIEKHIQAGALKLEGDGNGE, from the coding sequence ATGGAGTTCAATTCGAAACAGAACCGCCATTTGCCCGCTTTTTTGCTCTTATTTTTGTTGGATGGAGAAGCGCATGGCGGGGCGCTGTGGAACCGCATCAGGACAATGCTGCCCGAAGAATGGAACATCGACAGTGGTGCCGTATACAGGGTCTTGAGAGACCTCGAACAGCGTGGCTCGGTGCAATCGACGTGGAGTATGGATGAATCGGGCCCTCCCAAGCGCGTCTACCGTATCACCGATGCAGGGAAACAAGAATTGATGTGGTGGCGCAAGGACATTCAGTTGCGTAAGCAAAACTTGGAGTCCTTTTTGCAAATGATTGAGAAGCACATCCAAGCGGGCGCGTTAAAACTGGAAGGAGACGGAAATGGAGAGTAA